Proteins from one Oncorhynchus masou masou isolate Uvic2021 chromosome 12, UVic_Omas_1.1, whole genome shotgun sequence genomic window:
- the LOC135549782 gene encoding endonuclease/exonuclease/phosphatase family domain-containing protein 1-like: MGGNLGCHRSIPKDPTDFSNSKRKFSAACNFSHILVNQERLNINTATEEELMTLPGVNRMVAQNIVQYRDCIAGFKKVEDLALVSGIGAGKLEIIRLEICVSSRTSSSQHSPSSLRKDFEPHLSCTGMNINTATPAQLMSIRGITGKIANNVVEYRLENGPFKSIEDLVRVNHINSSLLDKIRFQVYVERSRTPSTNTNGGLTYTTKSHPSPTSFSLLSEDLDLPAGGPTRIMSVRPDVEPPSGMREGKAVVRVATWNLQNCSCEKANNPGIKEVVCMTLLENDIKLLAVQDLVDREALDKFCVELNQGSLDSVRKWRGPRGVWKSIVSEKPTGLFNKGVSYSGFLWDSSSGIDLKDASVLESPVVNGNAMHPHPRPYLAHFYVGSLEMTMVNVHMSAGAWESNCRNHTSEEVKAHRLTSRIQDTLKAQKGLVVLGDFGLPPQSSELDQLRKERLSPLVPPNMFTNISTRSPKGSLCLDNIWVSKSLKKIYAGHCLVVREGLTNPWIPDNWSWGGVVSDHCPVMAEFYVDVAQKELRNRVSVVERGESMSKHER; encoded by the exons ATGGGTGGGAATTTGGGGTGCCACCGCTCGATCCCCAAAGACCCGACGGATTTCAGCAACAGCAAGCGCAAATTTAGCGCAGCGTGCAACTTCAGCCACATCCTCGTGAACCAGGAGAGGTTGAATATCAACACGGCCACCGAGGAGGAGCTGATGACTCTACCGGGAGTGAACCGTATGGTAGCGCAGAATATCGTGCAGTATCGGGACTGCATTGCGGGGTTTAAAAAGGTAGAAGATTTGGCTCTCGTGAGTGGAATTGGTGCCGGAAAACTGGAGATCATCAGACTGGAAATATGCGTTTCGAGCAGGACGAGTTCGTCCCAACACTCGCCGTCGTCGCTGCGTAAAGACTTCGAGCCCCACCTGTCATGCACAGGTATGAACATTAATACCGCCACACCGGCGCAGCTCATGAGCATCCGTGGCATCACGGGTAAAATAGCGAATAACGTAGTAGAATACAGGTTAGAAAACGGTCCGTTTAAAAGCATCGAAGACTTGGTGAGGGTCAATCACATAAACTCGTCTCTATTGGACAAAATCCGCTTTCAAGTGTATGTGGAGCGTTCCAGAACACCTTCCACCAATACCAACGGGGGGTTGACATACACCACCAAGTCTCATCCGAGCCCCACATCGTTCAGCCTCCTGAGTGAGGACCTGGATCTCCCAGCCGGGGGGCCGACACGGATCATGTCGGTGCGGCCCGACGTGGAGCCTCCTTCGGGGATGCGGGAGGGGAAGGCGGTGGTCAGGGTGGCTACCTGGAACCTCCAGAACTGCTCCTGTGAAAAAGCCAACAACCCGGGCATCAAAGAGGTCGTGTGTATGACGCTGCTTGAAAATGA CATCAAGTTACTGGCCGTCCAAGACCTGGTAGATCGGGAGGCCCTTGACAAG TTCTGTGTGGAACTGAACCAGGGCTCGTTGGACAGCGTGCGGAAGTGGAGAGGACCACGGGGAGTCTGGAAGAGTATCGTCTCTGAGAAACCCACAGGACTGTTCAACAAG ggaGTCAGTTATTCTGGGTTCCTGTGGGATAGCTCTTCTGGGATTGACCTGAAAGATGCTTCAGTCCTGGAGAGTCCTGTCGTCAATGGCAACGCGATGCACCCCCACCCCCGGCCATATCTCGCCCACTTTTAT GTTGGATCGTTGGAGATGACAATGGTCAATGTCCACATGAGTGCTGGGGCTTGGGAGTCCAACTGTAGGAACCACACCTCTGAGGAAGTCAAGGCCCACAGACTGACCTCCAGGATCCAGGACACACTGAAAG CTCAGAAGGGCCTGGTGGTGTTGGGAGACTTTGGCCTGCCCCCCCAGAGCAGTGAGCTGGACCAGCTGAGGAAGGAGAGGCTGAGCCCACTGGTGCCCCCCAACATGTTCACCAACATCAGCACCCGCTCCCCCAAGGGCTCCCTCTGTCTGGACAACATCTGGGTCAGCAAGTCACTGAAGAAGATCTACGCAG GACACTGCCTGGTGGTGCGAGAGGGCCTGACCAACCCCTGGATACCTGACAACTGGTCGTGGGGCGGGGTGGTGTCCGACCATTGTCCTGTCATGGCCGAGTTCTATGTGGACGTGGCACAGAAGGAGCTGAGAAACAGAGTTTCcgtggtagagagaggagaaagtatGTCGAAACACGAGCGGTGA